In Devosia sp. XK-2, one DNA window encodes the following:
- the cysE gene encoding serine O-acetyltransferase, with translation MNGIPKKSTLIQTVDPVWEAVRAGAQQVLDNEPFLANLVLANVLNHETLEDALAHRLATRLDHEDVSADMIRQAFAETLRDHPDIAQAARVDLAATLERDPACHRAIEPLLYFKGYQAIQTHRFAHAMHRDGRRDFALYLQSRSSQVFQVDINPAVPMGRGIMLDHGTGLVIGETAVVGDNVSILQNVTLGGTGKADQDRHPKIGNGVLIGAGAKVLGNIKVGDCSRVGAGSVVLKDVPSRTTVAGVPAKVIGEAGCAQPALVMDQMVLVHNKGK, from the coding sequence ATGAACGGCATTCCCAAGAAGTCGACCCTGATCCAGACTGTGGACCCGGTTTGGGAAGCCGTGCGTGCCGGGGCGCAGCAGGTGCTCGACAATGAGCCGTTTCTGGCCAATCTGGTTCTCGCCAATGTTCTGAACCACGAAACGCTGGAAGACGCGCTGGCGCATCGCCTGGCGACGCGGCTCGATCATGAAGATGTTTCGGCCGACATGATCCGCCAGGCCTTTGCTGAAACGCTGCGGGACCACCCCGATATCGCCCAGGCGGCGCGGGTCGATCTGGCCGCGACCCTGGAGCGCGACCCGGCCTGCCACCGGGCTATCGAGCCGCTGTTGTATTTCAAGGGCTATCAGGCCATCCAGACCCACCGCTTCGCCCATGCCATGCATCGGGATGGGCGCCGTGACTTTGCGCTGTACCTGCAAAGCCGGTCCAGCCAGGTCTTCCAGGTCGATATCAATCCGGCCGTGCCCATGGGGCGGGGGATCATGCTCGATCACGGCACCGGCCTTGTGATCGGTGAAACGGCGGTGGTGGGCGACAATGTCTCAATCCTGCAGAACGTGACCCTGGGCGGCACCGGCAAGGCCGATCAGGACCGTCATCCCAAGATCGGCAACGGCGTGTTGATTGGGGCGGGCGCCAAGGTGCTCGGCAATATCAAGGTTGGCGATTGCAGCCGGGTCGGCGCCGGTTCGGTCGTGCTCAAGGACGTGCCGTCGCGGACCACTGTGGCAGGCGTGCCAGCCAAGGTGATCGGTGAAGCCGGTTGTGCACAGCCGGCCCTGGTCATGGATCAAATGGTGCTGGTGCACAATAAGGGAAAATAG
- a CDS encoding alpha/beta hydrolase, with product MPHFTTSGLSLAYEVSGEGFPVLLIHGFASSGKVNWVDTGWVETLNGAGYQTITLDNRGHGLSDKPHDPEFYSPAQMAEDAVALLDHLGIEKAAVLGYSMGARITAFMAFAHPERVAAVIFGGMGMNLINGLTDGNDIIAGLRAPDLSDLTHPTARQFRIFADHTGSDREALAACMETSRQPMARADVRRIDVPSLVAVGEADEMAGGADALAELLPQGEAVVIPKRDHMRATGDKVFKAAALAFLGKHAPNLPIS from the coding sequence ATGCCCCATTTCACCACATCGGGACTGTCGCTTGCCTATGAGGTCAGCGGCGAAGGCTTTCCGGTGCTGCTCATTCACGGGTTCGCCTCGAGCGGCAAGGTCAATTGGGTCGATACAGGCTGGGTGGAAACGCTGAACGGCGCCGGCTATCAGACGATCACTCTGGATAATCGTGGGCATGGCCTTTCGGACAAACCGCACGATCCCGAATTCTATTCGCCTGCGCAAATGGCAGAAGATGCTGTTGCGTTGCTCGATCATCTGGGGATCGAGAAGGCCGCGGTCCTCGGCTATTCCATGGGTGCGCGGATCACCGCCTTTATGGCTTTTGCTCATCCCGAGCGGGTTGCGGCGGTGATTTTTGGCGGCATGGGCATGAACCTGATCAATGGGCTGACCGACGGCAATGACATTATTGCCGGATTGCGGGCGCCCGATTTGTCCGATCTCACACATCCCACCGCCCGGCAGTTCCGTATTTTCGCCGACCATACCGGCTCTGATCGGGAGGCGTTGGCGGCCTGCATGGAAACGTCGCGCCAACCCATGGCTCGCGCGGATGTGCGGCGGATCGATGTTCCGTCCCTGGTGGCTGTGGGCGAGGCCGACGAAATGGCGGGCGGCGCTGACGCTCTGGCGGAGCTGTTGCCGCAAGGCGAGGCTGTCGTCATCCCCAAGCGCGACCACATGCGGGCAACGGGCGATAAAGTGTTCAAGGCTGCTGCCTTGGCCTTTTTGGGCAAGCATGCCCCCAATCTGCCGATCTCGTGA
- a CDS encoding zinc-finger domain-containing protein — protein MAHGSTPHFHNSEGLRSIEIGSKEFQCVGALPPFDHPHVFLDMGKDDEIVCPYCSTLYIYKAELGDGHANPPSAIFKTEAA, from the coding sequence ATGGCACACGGCTCGACCCCGCATTTTCACAATTCCGAAGGCCTGCGCAGCATCGAGATCGGCTCCAAGGAATTCCAGTGCGTCGGCGCCCTGCCCCCATTCGACCACCCGCATGTGTTCTTGGACATGGGCAAGGACGATGAAATCGTCTGCCCCTATTGCTCCACGCTCTACATCTACAAGGCCGAACTCGGCGACGGCCACGCCAATCCCCCCTCGGCCATTTTCAAGACCGAAGCCGCCTGA
- a CDS encoding FAD-dependent monooxygenase encodes MPATGRSYIIAGAGITGMTMALALAKFGATIVLLERSATIQEFGAGLQISPNARRILDRLGLSDALDQVSLEPEALDVYPQGSRRPLISMELGAIMRERFGAPYAVMHRADLADVLYKACRRFANIDIVFGVRDWDVVSHARGVTVAVDEANGQSRTARAAGFIGADGVHSKTRLAALDGPPAQFRNRIAWRRLVPFDAVADEIAPDRVSVFFGSGFHLVCYPLPHRRQVNLALFMPGQMPKDGAQPKPVDPGPKAGAILAAEGDEWTPWPMYTVETPLWHQGNIGLAGDAAHAMVPFQAQGAAMGIEDAATLAPLLAGTETAEAAFSRYAEMRKPRASRVAALSAENGRIFHMPWPLSLARDTVMRLQGPRAHLNRLDWIYAHDLGDTSPS; translated from the coding sequence ATGCCCGCAACGGGCCGTAGCTATATTATTGCGGGTGCCGGTATTACCGGCATGACCATGGCGCTCGCTCTGGCCAAGTTCGGCGCCACGATCGTCTTGCTTGAGCGCAGTGCCACTATTCAGGAATTCGGGGCGGGCCTGCAGATCAGCCCGAATGCGCGCCGCATTCTGGATAGGCTTGGCCTAAGCGACGCGCTCGACCAGGTGAGCCTCGAGCCCGAGGCCCTCGACGTCTACCCCCAGGGCAGCCGGCGTCCGCTGATCAGTATGGAGCTGGGCGCCATTATGCGCGAACGGTTCGGCGCACCCTATGCCGTCATGCACCGAGCCGATTTGGCCGACGTGCTCTACAAAGCCTGCCGGCGCTTCGCCAATATCGATATCGTGTTTGGTGTGCGCGATTGGGACGTGGTCTCCCACGCGCGTGGGGTCACCGTCGCCGTGGATGAGGCCAATGGACAGAGCCGGACGGCAAGGGCGGCCGGCTTTATTGGCGCCGATGGCGTCCATTCCAAAACGCGGCTGGCAGCGCTCGATGGCCCGCCCGCCCAATTCCGCAACCGTATCGCCTGGCGCCGTCTTGTGCCTTTTGACGCCGTCGCCGATGAGATCGCACCGGACCGGGTGTCGGTCTTTTTCGGCAGCGGCTTCCACCTTGTCTGCTACCCCCTGCCGCACCGGCGCCAGGTCAATCTCGCCTTGTTCATGCCAGGCCAGATGCCCAAGGACGGCGCCCAGCCGAAACCAGTCGATCCTGGACCAAAGGCAGGCGCCATCCTGGCGGCGGAGGGCGATGAATGGACACCCTGGCCGATGTACACGGTCGAAACGCCCCTCTGGCACCAGGGAAATATCGGCCTTGCCGGCGACGCCGCCCACGCCATGGTGCCATTCCAGGCCCAGGGCGCAGCCATGGGCATAGAGGACGCAGCCACCCTTGCTCCACTGCTGGCGGGAACCGAAACCGCCGAAGCCGCCTTTTCCCGCTATGCCGAAATGCGTAAGCCGCGCGCCAGCCGCGTTGCCGCGCTTTCGGCTGAAAATGGCCGTATCTTCCATATGCCCTGGCCGCTGAGCCTGGCCCGGGACACGGTTATGCGCCTACAGGGGCCCCGGGCGCACCTGAACCGGCTCGACTGGATTTACGCCCATGACCTGGGGGACACTTCCCCGTCATAG
- a CDS encoding TCR/Tet family MFS transporter → MQAAIRSRLTLTCILITILIDMIGVGIIVPVLPELLEDLTGGSVAEAAVIGGYLVFAYAFMQFVFSPVLGNLSDRFGRRPVLLLSLLGLTFDYLMMSIAPFVWYLFVGRIIAGIAGAALATATAYMADITPPHKRTHRFGLIGAAFGLGFIIGPVIGGELGEIGPRVPFFAAAALAFGNFLFGLLVLPESLPKSSRRKFDIRRANPLGAVLALKKYPSVLWLLAVLFFFQLSAQALPTVFSYFTVEMFQFSSSTIGRTLGAFGLGFAISQAVLAGPLSRGIGEPAVAMIGLLAAVAAFAGVAMSADEYMLYLFILVGTVSGLAPPAINGVLSRQVPDNSQGELQGAVNAASSLATIIGPLAATQIFSYFTTKPGSAGYFPGAPFVAASASVFMALIVFAIAAWRFELGRRPSVADHPHAPEIPPPGQVRVAPLEGDDDLDNPNGN, encoded by the coding sequence ATGCAAGCTGCGATCCGTTCCCGTCTGACACTGACCTGCATTCTGATCACCATTCTGATCGACATGATCGGGGTGGGAATCATCGTTCCGGTGCTGCCCGAGCTGCTCGAAGATCTGACCGGCGGCAGCGTCGCTGAAGCGGCGGTCATCGGCGGCTATCTCGTGTTTGCCTACGCTTTCATGCAATTCGTCTTTTCCCCGGTCCTGGGCAATCTCTCCGATAGGTTCGGGCGGCGCCCGGTGCTGCTGCTATCGCTGCTCGGGCTGACCTTCGACTACCTGATGATGTCGATCGCCCCCTTCGTGTGGTATCTGTTTGTTGGCCGGATCATTGCCGGTATTGCCGGCGCTGCCCTGGCAACCGCCACCGCCTATATGGCCGACATCACCCCGCCGCATAAGCGCACCCACAGATTCGGCCTGATCGGCGCGGCCTTTGGCCTGGGCTTCATCATCGGGCCGGTCATTGGCGGCGAACTGGGCGAAATCGGCCCGCGCGTGCCCTTCTTTGCCGCCGCGGCCCTGGCCTTCGGCAACTTCCTGTTCGGCCTGCTGGTCCTGCCCGAAAGCCTTCCCAAGTCCTCGCGACGCAAATTCGACATTCGCCGCGCCAATCCGCTTGGTGCTGTGCTCGCCCTGAAAAAATACCCGTCGGTCCTGTGGCTGCTGGCAGTGCTGTTTTTCTTCCAGCTTTCGGCCCAGGCGCTGCCGACGGTGTTCAGCTATTTCACCGTCGAGATGTTCCAGTTCAGCTCTTCGACCATTGGCCGGACGCTGGGCGCCTTTGGCCTGGGCTTTGCCATAAGCCAGGCCGTGCTTGCCGGACCACTCTCGCGTGGCATTGGCGAACCGGCGGTCGCCATGATCGGGCTTCTGGCCGCCGTGGCCGCCTTTGCTGGCGTCGCCATGTCTGCCGACGAATATATGCTCTATCTGTTCATTCTCGTGGGCACGGTCAGCGGCCTCGCGCCGCCGGCCATCAATGGCGTTCTCTCCCGCCAGGTGCCCGACAACAGCCAGGGCGAGCTGCAGGGTGCCGTCAATGCCGCCAGCTCCCTTGCCACCATCATTGGGCCCCTGGCCGCCACGCAGATCTTCTCCTATTTCACTACCAAGCCCGGATCGGCCGGATATTTCCCCGGTGCGCCATTCGTCGCGGCCAGCGCCAGCGTGTTCATGGCACTTATTGTCTTTGCCATCGCGGCGTGGCGGTTCGAACTCGGGCGCCGGCCCAGCGTGGCCGACCATCCCCACGCCCCCGAAATCCCGCCGCCCGGCCAAGTGCGGGTGGCACCGCTGGAAGGTGACGATGACCTTGATAATCCGAACGGCAACTGA
- a CDS encoding GNAT family N-acetyltransferase → MIIRTATDADWPSIWAIIEPIMREGETFSLPRDGDEATARAYFASPEKVNFVAEDDGEILGASYVRANQQGGGSHIANCGYMTAPAARGRGVARLLCAHSIDYCRTQGFKGIQFNFVVSTNKPAVHLWQSHGFEIVGTLPGAFLHPVHGYVDSYVMFRAL, encoded by the coding sequence TTGATAATCCGAACGGCAACTGATGCGGACTGGCCCTCGATCTGGGCCATAATCGAACCGATCATGCGCGAGGGCGAAACATTTTCCCTGCCGCGCGATGGAGACGAGGCCACCGCCCGTGCCTATTTTGCTTCTCCCGAAAAGGTCAACTTCGTTGCCGAGGACGATGGGGAGATCCTGGGCGCCAGTTATGTGCGCGCAAACCAGCAGGGTGGCGGGAGCCATATCGCCAATTGCGGCTATATGACCGCGCCGGCCGCCCGCGGCCGCGGCGTCGCCCGCCTACTATGCGCGCACTCCATCGATTATTGCCGGACGCAGGGCTTCAAGGGCATCCAGTTCAATTTCGTGGTCTCGACCAACAAGCCAGCCGTCCATCTCTGGCAGAGCCATGGCTTCGAAATTGTCGGCACCCTGCCTGGCGCATTCCTTCATCCGGTCCACGGCTACGTGGACAGCTATGTGATGTTCCGCGCACTCTGA